One part of the Pseudemcibacter aquimaris genome encodes these proteins:
- a CDS encoding copper resistance protein B: MKKIMFTFAVMTSSAFAQEPLDQYYSPEEMAASRAMLKHITGAMNQTFVMADKFEYRPANGGALAWEAKGWHGGDKEKLWINSEAEYSFEEDGFEEGNVEILYSRAVSPFFDVQAGIKQDFNMGPGRTYGQIGFMGLAPYWFELGGALNISNKGEVSANFEVEYELLLTQRLILQPAAEISINFEDIEEMGIGSGLSDLEAGLRLRYEIFREIAPYIGVSWHKKFGQTAEFAEHHGHSSSEASFVAGVRMWY, from the coding sequence ATGAAGAAGATAATGTTTACCTTTGCCGTCATGACGTCATCCGCATTTGCGCAGGAACCGCTTGACCAATATTATAGCCCAGAAGAAATGGCCGCATCCCGCGCCATGCTTAAACATATCACCGGCGCCATGAACCAGACATTCGTCATGGCTGATAAGTTTGAATATAGACCCGCTAATGGCGGTGCGCTTGCATGGGAAGCAAAAGGATGGCATGGCGGTGATAAAGAAAAGCTATGGATCAATTCAGAAGCCGAATATTCATTCGAAGAAGACGGCTTTGAAGAAGGAAACGTGGAAATTCTTTATAGCCGCGCGGTTTCCCCGTTTTTTGATGTACAAGCAGGCATCAAACAGGATTTCAATATGGGTCCCGGCAGAACATATGGCCAAATCGGCTTTATGGGACTGGCGCCATATTGGTTTGAACTTGGTGGTGCACTTAACATCAGCAATAAGGGCGAAGTATCCGCCAATTTCGAGGTTGAATATGAACTGCTATTAACCCAGCGATTGATATTACAACCAGCAGCAGAGATCAGCATCAATTTCGAAGACATCGAAGAAATGGGTATTGGTTCCGGCCTTTCGGATTTGGAAGCCGGACTTCGCTTAAGATACGAAATATTCCGTGAAATTGCGCCTTACATTGGCGTAAGCTGGCATAAGAAATTCGGCCAGACCGCAGAATTTGCCGAACACCATGGTCACAGCAGTAGCGAAGCAAGCTTTGTTGCCGGTGTGCGCATGTGGTATTGA
- a CDS encoding efflux RND transporter periplasmic adaptor subunit translates to MTEKNTNKSSGIISAYGDSLKKNPKLTIAASIFLVVVGGLAATRTGEIIGRASAAVDSVDVANALTVSTVTAEQTQNYQTVQYVSGQVMAARESDHGFDRSGVLAEVLVDEGDRVKKGDILAKLDIRKLNAQHNQFKADLESAKAFAVEAKTNQQRAKAAYDRYSALKDSGHISQHRLDQAETDLASANAGVTSAMANIQKIEAALVAVNADIDLATLSAKFDGTVVKRYRDEGASFGMGGGPMIRLIEDGKLEIRVGLTENAATSMEQGAKYTFAQNGRDINTTLRSIVGQVDQNTRTISAIFDIDPGQNVIPGTLAEIAVNVNVNETGYWLPTEALAESRRGLWTAYTLSPFEGRSDVSELKRQELQVLYTEADRVYVRGTLSDGDQVVSSGTHRLSSGFIVKAN, encoded by the coding sequence ATGACAGAAAAAAATACTAATAAATCCAGCGGAATTATATCCGCTTATGGTGATAGTTTAAAAAAGAATCCAAAATTAACAATCGCGGCGAGTATCTTTCTTGTTGTGGTTGGTGGCCTTGCTGCGACGCGAACAGGTGAAATTATCGGTCGCGCTTCTGCGGCGGTTGATAGCGTCGATGTGGCAAACGCCCTCACCGTTAGCACAGTAACAGCAGAACAAACCCAAAATTATCAAACAGTTCAATATGTAAGCGGTCAAGTCATGGCCGCCCGCGAAAGTGATCATGGTTTTGACCGTTCAGGCGTCCTCGCGGAAGTGCTGGTTGACGAAGGTGACCGCGTTAAAAAAGGTGACATCCTCGCGAAACTAGACATCAGAAAATTAAATGCACAACATAATCAATTTAAAGCTGATCTTGAAAGCGCAAAAGCATTCGCCGTTGAGGCCAAAACAAATCAACAACGTGCCAAAGCGGCATATGACAGATATAGTGCTTTAAAAGACAGTGGCCATATTTCCCAGCATCGACTGGATCAAGCAGAAACAGACCTTGCATCCGCCAATGCGGGCGTAACATCAGCAATGGCAAATATTCAAAAAATTGAAGCGGCACTTGTTGCGGTAAATGCTGATATCGACCTTGCGACTTTAAGTGCGAAATTCGATGGCACCGTTGTTAAACGCTACCGTGACGAAGGGGCATCTTTCGGTATGGGTGGTGGCCCGATGATCAGGTTGATCGAGGACGGTAAACTTGAAATACGCGTTGGATTAACGGAAAATGCCGCCACAAGTATGGAACAAGGCGCAAAATACACATTCGCGCAAAATGGGCGTGATATCAACACAACATTAAGGTCCATCGTCGGACAGGTTGATCAAAACACCCGCACCATATCTGCCATTTTTGATATTGATCCTGGGCAAAATGTAATCCCGGGAACGCTCGCGGAAATTGCCGTGAACGTTAATGTTAATGAAACCGGATACTGGCTTCCGACAGAGGCACTCGCGGAAAGCCGCCGTGGCCTTTGGACAGCATACACACTTTCCCCATTTGAAGGACGTAGTGACGTTAGCGAGCTTAAGCGTCAGGAATTACAAGTTCTATATACCGAAGCAGACCGCGTATATGTTCGCGGAACATTAAGCGATGGTGACCAGGTTGTTTCCAGCGGCACACATCGTCTTTCTTCCGGCTTTATCGTGAAAGCGAACTAA
- a CDS encoding copper resistance system multicopper oxidase, with the protein MFNRRDFLKSTGAASTFIAASGVTPGLLPAWAQSNGRADLSGINVLSGTEYDLHVGKKRVMIDGKPGNGVVVNDQLPAPLLRWKEGDDITLRVTNHLKVDTSIHWHGILLPFQMDGVPGVTFPGIKPGETFTYKFPVKQAGTYWYHSHSGLQEQSGHYGPIIIEPKNGYPQEFDREYVVVLSDWTFENPHRLFAKLKKMGHGYNFQQRDLAEFLSDVRKNGLGATMADRNMWGAMRMTPTDLSDVTGASYTYLINGHGPNDNWTGIFNPGERVRLRFINSSAMTIFNVRIPGLPMTVVQADGLDVKSVETDEFQMGVAETYDVIVEPKDQAYTLMCESIERAGFVRATLAPRAGMEAEVPPLRERPKLTMKDMGGMDHGDMDHGSMDHSSMTEMDHAAMGHTMPEPEPTVDHSTMDHSQMDHAAMGHTMPEPEPTVDHSTMDHSQMDHAAMGHTMPEPEPTVDHSTMDHSQMDHAAKGHDMSNMESMEMQAHNHRKDHGVVNTAMSPVSRLHEPGIGLENVPHRALTYMDLEALEMNPDMRAPEREMELHLTSNMERYMWSFDGIKFSEIKENIFFKKDERIRLTMVNDTMMPHPIHLHGMFFDVVTVEGSHFKPRKHTIIVKPGEKLSVDITADAIGDWAFHCHLMYHMHAGMFRVVSVRENLPNPHAHHNMGDMS; encoded by the coding sequence ATGTTTAACAGACGAGATTTTTTAAAATCCACTGGTGCCGCCAGCACATTTATTGCGGCAAGTGGTGTTACACCGGGCCTTTTGCCAGCCTGGGCACAATCAAATGGTAGAGCCGATTTATCAGGGATCAATGTGTTATCCGGCACAGAATACGATCTTCACGTGGGTAAAAAACGTGTGATGATTGATGGAAAACCGGGGAATGGTGTGGTCGTCAATGACCAGCTTCCAGCACCGCTTCTTCGTTGGAAAGAAGGGGATGATATTACCCTACGTGTTACCAATCATTTAAAAGTGGACACATCCATTCATTGGCACGGTATTTTGTTACCGTTTCAAATGGACGGTGTTCCGGGTGTAACATTCCCGGGGATTAAACCTGGTGAAACATTCACTTATAAATTCCCGGTAAAACAGGCGGGAACATATTGGTACCACAGCCATTCCGGATTACAGGAACAATCCGGCCATTACGGCCCGATCATCATTGAACCCAAAAACGGATACCCACAAGAATTCGACCGTGAATATGTTGTTGTGCTATCCGATTGGACATTTGAAAACCCGCACAGATTATTTGCCAAGCTTAAAAAAATGGGCCACGGTTATAATTTCCAGCAACGTGACCTCGCGGAATTTTTAAGTGATGTTCGTAAAAACGGTCTTGGCGCCACCATGGCTGATCGTAACATGTGGGGCGCCATGCGCATGACACCAACGGATCTTTCCGATGTGACTGGTGCATCATACACATATTTGATTAACGGACATGGGCCAAATGACAATTGGACGGGTATTTTTAACCCCGGTGAACGTGTAAGACTACGTTTTATCAATTCATCGGCCATGACCATATTCAATGTCCGTATACCAGGTCTTCCGATGACGGTGGTACAGGCAGATGGCCTTGATGTTAAATCTGTTGAAACAGACGAATTTCAAATGGGTGTTGCTGAAACCTATGATGTGATAGTTGAACCAAAGGATCAAGCATACACTTTAATGTGCGAAAGTATTGAACGTGCGGGTTTCGTGCGCGCCACCCTCGCCCCACGTGCGGGTATGGAAGCCGAGGTCCCACCATTACGAGAACGCCCGAAACTAACCATGAAAGACATGGGTGGTATGGATCATGGCGATATGGACCACGGCAGCATGGATCATAGCAGCATGACAGAAATGGATCACGCGGCAATGGGCCACACGATGCCGGAACCAGAACCAACCGTTGACCATTCAACAATGGATCATTCGCAAATGGATCACGCAGCCATGGGCCACACAATGCCGGAGCCTGAACCAACCGTTGATCATTCAACAATGGATCATTCCCAGATGGACCACGCGGCAATGGGCCACACGATGCCGGAGCCGGAACCAACCGTTGATCATTCAACAATGGATCATTCACAAATGGATCACGCGGCCAAGGGGCATGACATGTCAAATATGGAAAGCATGGAAATGCAAGCCCATAATCACCGTAAAGATCACGGTGTCGTCAACACCGCCATGAGCCCGGTAAGCAGATTACATGAACCAGGTATTGGTCTTGAAAATGTGCCCCATAGGGCGCTGACGTATATGGACCTTGAAGCACTTGAAATGAACCCGGACATGCGGGCGCCGGAACGGGAAATGGAACTACATTTAACCAGTAACATGGAACGGTACATGTGGTCGTTTGACGGCATTAAATTTTCCGAAATTAAAGAAAATATATTCTTTAAAAAAGACGAACGTATCCGCCTTACCATGGTCAATGATACCATGATGCCGCACCCTATTCATTTGCACGGTATGTTTTTTGATGTGGTCACCGTTGAAGGAAGCCATTTCAAACCACGAAAACACACAATCATTGTGAAACCAGGGGAAAAATTATCTGTTGATATAACGGCCGATGCCATCGGCGATTGGGCATTTCATTGTCATTTGATGTATCATATGCATGCAGGCATGTTCCGTGTTGTTTCGGTAAGGGAAAATCTGCCAAACCCGCACGCACACCATAATATGGGGGATATGTCATGA
- a CDS encoding alpha/beta hydrolase, with amino-acid sequence MVLSSAIAEEVRYVDTNLGSQKIHIVPAKETPTEIIVFLHGDSAFRPPTYQYDIARRITDIKKTAIAIAILRPGYEDGLGGKSDGRKTNRMGDNYTEDVLESMNIIISGLKAEYNLPVVLFGHSGGAALSALMMNRYPDLSKTALLAACPCDLDNWRKHQFERSGRDRWISDMPGLSPSDEVGDIAEGSRIHMLYGSKDNVTPLKAMNDYVENLEIRKIYHEVTLLIESSSKGTNNFGHDMILDQTILSSFLNSY; translated from the coding sequence ATGGTTTTGTCTTCGGCAATCGCAGAAGAGGTCAGGTATGTTGATACAAACCTTGGTTCCCAAAAAATCCATATTGTTCCTGCAAAAGAAACACCAACAGAAATTATTGTTTTCCTTCATGGGGATAGCGCCTTTAGGCCGCCCACATATCAATATGATATCGCGCGGCGTATCACGGATATAAAGAAAACCGCCATTGCCATTGCGATATTAAGACCGGGTTATGAGGATGGCCTTGGCGGTAAATCGGATGGCCGTAAAACCAATAGAATGGGTGATAATTATACGGAAGATGTGCTTGAAAGTATGAATATCATTATTTCTGGTTTAAAGGCGGAATATAATTTACCTGTTGTTTTGTTTGGCCATTCAGGCGGTGCGGCGTTATCGGCACTGATGATGAATAGATATCCTGATTTATCAAAAACAGCACTGCTCGCCGCATGTCCGTGCGATTTGGATAATTGGAGAAAACATCAATTTGAAAGATCGGGTAGGGATCGTTGGATATCCGATATGCCCGGACTTTCGCCCAGTGATGAAGTGGGGGATATTGCTGAGGGCTCCAGAATTCATATGCTTTACGGGTCAAAAGACAATGTGACCCCGTTAAAGGCCATGAATGACTATGTGGAAAATCTAGAAATCCGTAAAATATATCATGAAGTGACGTTGCTGATCGAAAGTTCCAGTAAAGGGACCAATAATTTTGGTCATGATATGATCTTAGATCAAACGATATTGTCGTCTTTTCTGAATAGTTATTGA
- a CDS encoding alpha/beta hydrolase: MIRFAAIFILLSNALFAQTITEQIRSEGKSIDVGKSLLRWQPLWDAADNSPVKVTHNIKYGDHAKQGFDLYEPVTLPNAPSPIIIFLHGGSFVAGDKAMYANVGYHFAKKGITTVVMTYRLAPEYKWPTGTIDLSLQLKWIRDHKDQINADTSNIYLFGHSAGAQHVASYIFEEEYQIENDGVSGAILASGSVYDTGILNGDADPQYYDYFGNDPSKYAERLVLDDLDGRKMPVFVSYAEYDKDNFQYQASKIITALFNRDDEMPTVKQLMDHNHLSEVFHFNTGDDDFSDDIIKFINKNK, from the coding sequence ATGATTAGATTTGCCGCGATATTTATTTTGTTAAGCAATGCGTTATTCGCACAAACAATCACAGAACAAATTCGCAGCGAAGGAAAATCAATTGATGTTGGAAAATCGCTTTTGCGGTGGCAGCCATTATGGGATGCTGCCGATAATTCACCCGTTAAAGTCACACACAACATTAAATACGGCGACCATGCGAAACAAGGGTTTGATTTATATGAACCTGTGACCCTTCCGAATGCGCCCTCACCGATTATCATTTTTCTTCATGGTGGATCATTCGTTGCCGGTGATAAAGCCATGTATGCCAATGTGGGTTATCATTTCGCGAAAAAGGGCATTACGACGGTCGTAATGACTTACCGTCTTGCGCCGGAATATAAATGGCCGACAGGCACCATAGATTTATCATTACAGTTAAAATGGATCAGGGACCATAAAGACCAGATCAACGCCGACACATCCAATATATATCTGTTCGGTCATTCCGCCGGGGCACAGCATGTCGCCAGTTATATATTTGAAGAAGAGTACCAAATTGAAAATGACGGTGTTTCTGGTGCAATCCTTGCCAGCGGTTCCGTTTACGATACGGGTATTTTAAACGGTGATGCGGATCCACAATATTATGATTATTTCGGGAACGACCCATCAAAATATGCAGAACGATTGGTACTGGATGACCTTGATGGAAGAAAAATGCCCGTTTTCGTTAGTTACGCAGAATATGATAAGGATAATTTTCAATATCAGGCCTCAAAAATTATCACTGCTTTGTTTAACAGAGACGACGAAATGCCCACCGTTAAACAATTAATGGATCATAATCATTTATCCGAAGTTTTTCATTTTAATACTGGCGACGATGATTTCAGCGACGATATCATTAAATTCATAAACAAAAACAAATGA
- a CDS encoding efflux RND transporter permease subunit encodes MWSNLFYKNKRLTALVLGFIFVAGLSALSSIPRQEDPLIAHRFDVVVTTFPGASAERVDALITEKIEASLARVDEIREVNSTSRAGVSNISVELEEDIPRDELENIWSKVRDKLDDAVPYLPAGASKPRMLDRESPVYTFMVGFTWDNETEDPQLDILGRFGREFERALAPISGTVDTGVFGEPSEEVLVDIDPDALASVGMTISQVSAAIATSDSKIPAGQVRARYNDLLVEVSGELKSEDRVRSIILKQLDSGEFLRVGDIATVKKTVREPSTANALINGKRAVIVGAKVDQNVRVDQWAAKMYAATELYRDVMPEGVTMEVIFSQDSYVTDRLSTLLGNIIISCIIIISVMIFMMGWRSAILVATSLPLTILMVMTIFNLMDVNLHQMSIGGIIIALGLLIDNAIVAIDKYKFSRSQGIDVPTSISKMAKHLIIPLLASTATTSLTFMPIVLAPGPTGEFIGTIGMAVIFSLASSLFLALTIIPALAGYLDKNDFFKGSAEPENGVTDVKDILANGYINVPLRERYRNALSWCLDHPKKAALISISLPLLGFILASTLIQQFFPPGDRDQFQVQLKMPSTASLEETTRQVSKVREVFARYPEITDDVWVIGENPPGVYYNTFLANDGVSSFAGGFVTTGSPDETRAILPQLQIDLINEVPDAMVLALPFEQGPPFEAPVEVLIYGQDLNVLSNQAEEIRRILATSKGVSYTQVKSDFSQKKLMFIPNEEAAQVAGLKLNDVAQQLNNALEGQVGGSVLEGTEELPVRVRYGNENRTDLDFIMNNSVVSANGAVAVANGDRAGIPLSSLGRMEVVPTISTIVRRDSRRMNVVQAYVHPYSLPGATLLDLRARLDAAGFELPAGYEMAWGGEEEKRARSEGGLFSTVLPLMVIMVGILVLAFNSFTSALIIGGVAFFSAGLALLSLWLFGFTMGFMGIMGTMGLIGLAINDSIVVLAALRANENARNADKAAIVQVTINSTRHIVSTTFTTIGGFLPLILFSDAMWPPLATAIAGGMVGATLLALIFVPSLYYLRVRRRVNKLAAEGGTVLPLERAAE; translated from the coding sequence ATGTGGAGCAATCTTTTTTATAAAAACAAGCGGCTTACCGCTCTTGTACTTGGGTTCATATTCGTGGCGGGCTTATCGGCCCTGTCATCCATTCCAAGACAGGAAGATCCATTGATCGCCCACCGTTTTGACGTGGTCGTGACAACATTCCCGGGTGCCAGCGCCGAACGCGTTGATGCACTGATCACTGAAAAAATCGAAGCATCCCTCGCCCGGGTTGATGAAATCCGTGAAGTCAACAGCACATCACGCGCGGGTGTTTCAAACATTTCCGTTGAACTGGAAGAAGATATCCCGCGTGATGAGCTTGAAAACATCTGGTCCAAGGTACGTGATAAATTGGATGATGCGGTGCCGTACTTACCAGCGGGAGCAAGCAAGCCACGCATGCTTGACCGTGAAAGCCCGGTTTATACATTCATGGTCGGCTTTACATGGGACAATGAAACAGAGGACCCACAGTTAGATATTCTTGGCCGTTTTGGCCGTGAATTTGAACGCGCCCTCGCCCCCATATCCGGAACCGTAGATACCGGTGTATTCGGTGAACCATCTGAAGAAGTGCTTGTAGATATTGATCCCGATGCCCTTGCAAGCGTTGGTATGACCATATCACAGGTTTCCGCCGCCATCGCCACATCCGACAGTAAAATTCCAGCCGGACAAGTGCGCGCAAGATATAATGACCTGCTTGTTGAGGTTAGTGGCGAATTAAAATCAGAAGACCGCGTTAGAAGCATTATTCTGAAACAGCTTGATAGCGGTGAATTCTTACGTGTTGGTGACATCGCAACCGTAAAGAAAACGGTACGTGAACCATCAACCGCCAATGCGCTTATTAACGGCAAGCGCGCCGTGATTGTTGGTGCAAAGGTTGACCAAAACGTGCGTGTGGACCAATGGGCCGCTAAAATGTATGCGGCAACAGAATTATACCGTGATGTAATGCCGGAAGGCGTCACCATGGAAGTGATCTTTTCACAGGACAGCTACGTTACCGACAGGCTATCCACGCTTCTTGGTAATATCATCATCAGTTGTATCATTATTATTTCTGTGATGATTTTCATGATGGGCTGGCGTTCTGCGATTTTGGTGGCGACAAGTTTGCCGCTTACGATCCTGATGGTAATGACGATCTTTAATTTGATGGATGTGAACCTGCATCAAATGTCCATCGGTGGTATTATTATCGCGCTTGGATTGCTTATTGATAACGCCATTGTTGCCATTGACAAATATAAGTTTTCAAGATCACAGGGCATTGATGTTCCAACATCCATTTCCAAAATGGCGAAACATTTGATCATTCCCCTGCTCGCGTCGACGGCGACAACATCGCTTACCTTTATGCCGATTGTTCTTGCCCCTGGGCCAACGGGTGAATTTATCGGCACCATTGGTATGGCGGTTATATTCTCGCTCGCGTCATCGTTATTCCTTGCGCTAACGATTATTCCTGCGCTTGCGGGCTATCTGGATAAGAATGATTTCTTTAAAGGATCAGCAGAGCCGGAAAATGGCGTAACCGATGTAAAAGACATCCTTGCCAATGGTTATATCAATGTGCCGCTTCGCGAAAGATACCGTAATGCGCTTTCATGGTGTCTTGATCATCCGAAAAAAGCGGCCCTGATTTCCATTTCATTGCCATTGCTTGGTTTTATTCTTGCGTCCACGCTTATTCAGCAATTCTTCCCGCCGGGTGATCGTGACCAATTCCAAGTACAGCTTAAAATGCCATCAACCGCCAGCCTTGAAGAAACTACAAGACAGGTTTCAAAAGTACGCGAGGTATTCGCAAGATATCCTGAAATTACCGACGATGTATGGGTGATCGGTGAAAACCCACCGGGTGTTTATTATAACACATTCCTTGCTAACGACGGCGTCAGCAGCTTCGCGGGCGGGTTCGTGACCACAGGGTCCCCTGATGAAACACGTGCGATTTTACCGCAGCTACAGATTGATCTGATCAACGAAGTACCCGACGCCATGGTTCTGGCACTTCCGTTTGAACAAGGACCACCATTTGAAGCCCCGGTTGAAGTCTTGATTTACGGACAGGATTTAAATGTTCTTTCAAATCAGGCCGAAGAAATCCGCCGCATCCTAGCAACATCAAAAGGTGTCAGCTATACGCAAGTTAAATCGGACTTCAGCCAGAAAAAGCTGATGTTTATTCCAAACGAAGAAGCCGCACAAGTTGCGGGGCTAAAACTTAATGACGTTGCCCAGCAATTAAACAATGCCCTTGAAGGGCAAGTTGGCGGCAGCGTGCTTGAGGGCACAGAAGAACTACCCGTGCGCGTTAGATACGGCAATGAAAACCGCACCGACCTTGATTTCATCATGAATAACAGTGTGGTTTCTGCAAATGGTGCTGTTGCCGTGGCAAATGGCGATCGTGCGGGTATTCCGTTATCATCCCTTGGCCGTATGGAAGTGGTTCCAACCATCAGCACCATCGTTCGCCGCGATAGTCGCCGAATGAATGTGGTGCAAGCCTATGTTCATCCATACAGTCTGCCGGGTGCAACGCTTCTTGATTTACGTGCAAGACTTGACGCGGCCGGATTTGAACTGCCCGCCGGTTATGAAATGGCATGGGGCGGCGAAGAAGAAAAACGTGCTCGTTCCGAAGGTGGGCTTTTCTCAACCGTTCTGCCATTGATGGTTATTATGGTTGGTATTCTTGTGCTTGCCTTTAACAGCTTTACATCGGCCTTAATCATTGGTGGTGTTGCCTTCTTTAGTGCGGGTCTTGCGCTGCTATCATTATGGCTCTTTGGGTTTACCATGGGTTTCATGGGTATCATGGGTACAATGGGTCTTATTGGTCTAGCAATTAACGATAGTATCGTTGTTCTTGCCGCCCTTCGCGCAAATGAAAACGCAAGAAACGCCGATAAAGCCGCCATTGTACAAGTTACTATCAATTCTACGAGACATATTGTCTCAACCACATTCACGACGATTGGCGGTTTTTTACCGTTAATTCTGTTTAGTGACGCAATGTGGCCCCCTCTCGCGACAGCCATTGCCGGCGGCATGGTTGGCGCAACGCTACTCGCGCTGATATTTGTCCCTTCACTATACTATCTGCGTGTAAGACGGCGTGTGAATAAACTCGCGGCCGAGGGCGGCACAGTTCTACCGCTTGAAAGAGCGGCAGAATAA
- a CDS encoding pyridoxal phosphate-dependent decarboxylase family protein yields the protein MSFDDKLFEYTLKAARDFENGFETNPVVPMQDAIDAIEAFDEPVPMGKTDALDVIKLLNEIGTPATTLSRSGRFFGFVVGGTLPVSVASSWLTSTWDQNAALTVLGYTAAKLEQVSRKWIVEMLDLPAETAMGFVSGATMAGFTALSSARHRIYKNLCYDLKKQGLRNAPEIKIVVSADIHATNISALNYMGYGRDELTFVPVDDQGRIILSEMPKLDDRTIVLVQAGNINSGAFDDFHGICDMAEKAGAWVHVDGAFGGWMKLSPKRRHLCDGMERADSWSIDCHKWLNVPYDSAIAIVKDREAMMETFTISASYLTTDGERIPNNFTPELSRRARGVDVWAALKHLGRDGFGEMIDRCSDHAAWFAPELEKLGFTIMNDVVINQIVFCLNDNDDERLDRIFKRVNDSGKAWFGSTKWQDRTVYRMSIISHETTKDDLMVALDAIKDALDKV from the coding sequence ATGAGCTTCGATGACAAGCTATTTGAATATACATTAAAAGCAGCACGCGACTTTGAAAACGGGTTTGAAACGAACCCGGTTGTCCCAATGCAGGATGCGATTGATGCAATCGAAGCCTTTGATGAACCAGTGCCAATGGGAAAAACAGATGCGCTTGATGTCATTAAGCTATTAAATGAAATCGGTACCCCCGCAACAACCCTTAGCCGCAGCGGCAGATTTTTTGGATTTGTCGTTGGCGGCACGTTGCCGGTATCTGTTGCGTCAAGCTGGCTTACCAGCACATGGGATCAAAATGCGGCGTTAACTGTGCTTGGATATACGGCGGCGAAACTAGAACAGGTATCCCGCAAATGGATCGTTGAAATGCTTGATCTGCCAGCTGAAACGGCGATGGGTTTTGTATCGGGTGCGACCATGGCTGGCTTTACCGCATTATCATCCGCAAGACATAGAATTTATAAGAACCTTTGTTACGATCTTAAAAAGCAAGGATTACGAAACGCACCGGAAATTAAAATTGTGGTAAGCGCGGATATCCACGCAACCAACATCAGTGCACTTAATTATATGGGCTATGGCCGTGATGAATTAACATTTGTGCCGGTGGATGATCAGGGCCGCATTATTTTATCTGAAATGCCTAAACTGGATGACAGGACGATCGTGCTGGTGCAGGCAGGCAATATCAATAGCGGTGCGTTTGATGATTTCCATGGCATTTGTGACATGGCCGAAAAGGCGGGTGCATGGGTGCATGTTGATGGTGCTTTTGGTGGATGGATGAAATTATCACCAAAAAGGCGCCATTTATGCGATGGCATGGAACGGGCCGACAGCTGGTCCATAGATTGCCATAAATGGTTAAACGTTCCTTATGATAGTGCGATTGCGATTGTTAAGGACCGCGAAGCCATGATGGAAACATTCACCATTTCCGCGAGTTACCTGACCACGGACGGTGAACGCATACCCAATAACTTTACACCGGAACTTAGCCGCCGGGCGAGGGGTGTTGATGTTTGGGCGGCGCTTAAACATCTGGGCCGTGATGGCTTTGGTGAAATGATTGACCGCTGCAGCGATCACGCAGCGTGGTTTGCGCCAGAACTGGAAAAACTTGGCTTTACCATCATGAATGATGTGGTGATTAATCAGATTGTATTCTGTTTAAATGATAATGATGATGAACGCCTTGACCGTATTTTCAAACGTGTTAACGACAGCGGCAAAGCATGGTTTGGTTCAACCAAATGGCAGGACAGAACCGTTTACCGCATGAGCATCATTTCCCATGAAACAACAAAGGACGATTTGATGGTCGCCCTTGATGCCATTAAAGATGCGCTGGATAAGGTTTAA